A genomic window from Lactobacillus sp. ESL0677 includes:
- a CDS encoding ABC transporter substrate-binding protein/permease — MKSRYKWLTAIFAVLISFTISAFFNIPSVQAAKKDDGVLKVAMEANYSPNNWTQTTSANGAVPIDGSHTYANGYDVKIAKIIGKKLHRKVVVLKTEWDGLLPSLTSGKADLIIAGMSPTPERAKAINFTNAYWSGIFVVITKKTSRFANAKKLTDFKGAKLTSQQGTFHYKLINQLPGVKKEPAMSDFSAMRQSLVSGTIDGYIADSTEAISFKMVDPDIKAVKLNPMHGFHVTKEQMVSSIGVAKTNPKLLKDVNQILAGISTKKRQELMTAAIKEQPKTTSKKGKNGKPEPWLISMLKQYGGMIMSGIGMTLLLAAVGTVAGFLIGLVVGIVRTIPEPTTRGKRWSLKFINWLLSVYIEVFRGTPMMVQAAVIYYGIAQFWHLNIDRTAAALIIVSINTGAYLAEIIRGGIISTPDGQFEAASALGMTHSQRMWHIILPQAIRNCLPSITNEFIVNIKDTSVLSIISVSELFFVGSTIASQSFKFFPTYLTISAIYLILTFTITRIFNLIEKHLDGNQNYNLMANQIQVGTQDK; from the coding sequence ATGAAGTCAAGATATAAGTGGTTAACCGCAATTTTTGCAGTCCTAATCAGTTTTACCATCAGTGCATTTTTTAATATTCCCTCAGTCCAAGCTGCTAAAAAAGACGATGGGGTATTGAAGGTCGCAATGGAAGCTAACTACTCGCCCAACAATTGGACCCAAACTACATCGGCTAATGGTGCCGTCCCAATTGACGGCTCACATACCTATGCCAACGGCTATGATGTTAAGATTGCCAAAATTATTGGTAAAAAGTTGCATCGTAAAGTAGTCGTACTTAAGACTGAATGGGATGGACTACTCCCCTCATTAACCAGTGGCAAGGCCGACTTAATTATTGCCGGAATGAGCCCAACACCTGAGAGAGCTAAAGCAATTAACTTTACCAATGCTTATTGGAGCGGTATTTTTGTTGTAATTACTAAGAAGACTAGCAGATTCGCCAATGCCAAGAAGTTGACAGACTTTAAAGGGGCTAAATTAACCTCACAACAAGGTACGTTTCACTATAAATTAATTAACCAATTGCCCGGAGTTAAGAAGGAACCTGCCATGAGTGACTTCTCTGCAATGCGGCAAAGTCTGGTTTCTGGGACAATCGACGGCTATATCGCTGACTCAACCGAAGCCATTTCATTCAAAATGGTTGATCCGGACATTAAGGCGGTAAAACTTAATCCAATGCATGGCTTCCATGTCACCAAGGAACAGATGGTTTCTTCAATCGGTGTTGCTAAGACTAATCCTAAGCTGCTTAAAGACGTTAACCAGATCTTAGCAGGGATTTCTACTAAAAAACGCCAAGAATTAATGACGGCAGCTATTAAAGAACAACCTAAGACAACTTCAAAGAAGGGTAAAAATGGTAAGCCAGAGCCGTGGCTTATCTCCATGCTCAAGCAATACGGCGGCATGATTATGAGCGGGATTGGCATGACCTTATTACTAGCAGCTGTCGGAACAGTTGCTGGCTTCCTAATCGGCTTAGTCGTTGGAATTGTCCGCACAATTCCTGAACCTACTACTCGCGGTAAGCGTTGGAGCTTGAAATTTATTAATTGGCTCCTATCAGTTTATATTGAAGTCTTTCGGGGTACGCCAATGATGGTTCAAGCGGCCGTAATTTACTATGGTATTGCGCAATTCTGGCATCTTAATATTGACAGAACTGCCGCTGCTTTAATCATTGTTTCGATTAATACTGGCGCATATTTGGCCGAAATTATCCGCGGCGGGATTATTTCCACTCCTGATGGTCAATTCGAGGCGGCCAGTGCGCTGGGAATGACTCACAGCCAAAGAATGTGGCACATTATTCTGCCGCAAGCAATCAGAAATTGCCTTCCTTCAATTACCAACGAGTTCATTGTAAACATCAAGGATACTTCAGTTTTGAGCATTATTTCTGTTTCCGAATTATTCTTCGTTGGTTCCACAATTGCCAGTCAAAGTTTCAAGTTCTTCCCAACCTACCTGACAATTTCCGCAATTTACCTGATTTTAACCTTTACTATCACGCGGATTTTCAACTTAATTGAAAAACACCTCGATGGCAATCAGAATTACAATTTAATGGCCAACCAGATTCAAGTTGGTACACAAGACAAATAA
- a CDS encoding MFS transporter, with amino-acid sequence MKKVRNSSLLPIMALISNLGDLSVSIGGSILIASFSRSVTVNSIFSSLESFGIIILTLFVGSTMDRISKKKALQITYPMLGLILLIPFFFNDVYFIYAYIGCDIVMTFIALFAQSAYNGATKRFIPDEQVDMVIGKNTTFGNIGLILSYLAIGCAYVLASKLNDSSIIYKFLLLVGSIAYLLFTIPTSLLDESYDPNLIGHDLATNSTLAQIKKIYHMIKTNTGLRSSIILAIFISLLMGYFNSLMVYLWSSIDPQYTNIVYLIVDYAIGTILGNLVLRIKLNFKKSMVLITLPALCLIVFAVSPSVYTLSICIIAVMLSCIPVSTWISRIRIRRTEVTIQSGQASFITFGSSILDVFFGTIVAGIFDLLKKPLLLPAFIAIITVFVFLILGKDMTAYEKTPVVKN; translated from the coding sequence ATGAAAAAAGTACGTAACTCTTCCCTTTTACCAATCATGGCATTAATTTCTAATCTGGGTGACCTATCTGTTAGTATTGGCGGTTCAATCTTAATCGCTTCTTTTTCACGGTCGGTAACTGTCAACAGCATCTTTTCTAGCTTAGAATCGTTTGGCATCATCATTCTGACACTTTTTGTTGGTTCCACAATGGATCGCATTAGTAAGAAAAAAGCCCTGCAAATCACCTATCCAATGCTGGGCTTAATCTTACTAATTCCCTTTTTCTTTAATGACGTTTATTTTATTTATGCCTACATTGGCTGCGACATCGTCATGACTTTTATCGCACTTTTTGCTCAGTCTGCATATAATGGTGCCACCAAGCGCTTTATTCCCGATGAACAAGTTGACATGGTAATTGGTAAGAATACAACTTTCGGCAATATTGGCTTAATTTTAAGTTACTTAGCAATTGGCTGTGCCTATGTTCTGGCTAGCAAGCTTAACGATAGCTCAATTATCTACAAATTTTTATTACTTGTTGGTAGTATCGCCTACCTGTTATTTACGATTCCAACTAGTTTACTAGACGAGAGCTACGATCCCAATCTGATTGGTCATGATCTAGCCACTAATTCAACCTTAGCGCAAATCAAAAAGATTTATCACATGATTAAAACTAATACCGGCTTACGCAGCTCAATTATCCTAGCAATTTTTATTAGCTTATTGATGGGTTATTTTAATAGTCTAATGGTCTACCTGTGGAGTAGTATTGATCCCCAGTATACCAACATTGTCTATTTAATTGTCGATTATGCCATTGGCACCATCTTAGGCAACCTCGTTTTGCGGATCAAATTAAATTTCAAGAAAAGCATGGTGCTCATTACTTTACCCGCACTATGTTTAATCGTTTTTGCCGTTAGTCCCAGCGTTTACACTTTAAGCATTTGTATTATTGCTGTCATGCTTAGCTGCATCCCTGTTAGCACGTGGATTTCACGGATTCGAATTAGACGGACTGAAGTTACAATTCAATCTGGTCAAGCTAGCTTTATCACCTTTGGTTCTTCAATTCTTGACGTCTTCTTCGGAACAATTGTTGCTGGCATTTTTGACTTACTTAAAAAGCCACTTTTACTGCCAGCATTTATTGCGATTATTACCGTCTTTGTCTTCCTAATTCTCGGTAAAGACATGACGGCATACGAAAAGACCCCTGTTGTTAAAAATTAA
- a CDS encoding DNA-3-methyladenine glycosylase, protein MNYSTYFTNNSTAKITADLIGRPLTYNDGQHLMGGYIVETEAYLGARDRAAHSYGNRRSPANEGLYRAGGTIYIYSQRQYFFFDVATQELDEPQGILIRAIEPAWGIEQMTANRGGKSGVLLTNGPAKMMQAFGIHDKHWNLRFLDDSPFSIDLDNAHKKHAAKIIAGPRVGINQSEPEWAQKPLRYYVAGNPYVSRMKKRDYTENHGWK, encoded by the coding sequence ATGAATTATTCCACATACTTTACCAACAATTCTACCGCCAAAATCACCGCTGACCTAATCGGACGGCCTTTAACTTACAATGACGGCCAGCATTTAATGGGCGGCTATATCGTTGAAACCGAAGCCTATTTGGGCGCTCGCGATCGCGCCGCGCATTCATATGGCAATCGCCGCAGTCCAGCTAACGAAGGCTTGTACCGCGCTGGCGGCACCATTTATATCTATAGCCAAAGGCAATATTTTTTCTTTGATGTGGCTACACAAGAACTAGATGAACCACAGGGAATTTTAATTAGAGCAATTGAGCCTGCATGGGGCATTGAGCAAATGACTGCCAATCGCGGTGGCAAAAGTGGGGTTTTACTAACCAATGGCCCCGCTAAAATGATGCAGGCCTTTGGTATTCATGATAAACATTGGAACCTACGCTTTTTAGATGATTCACCATTTAGCATCGACCTAGACAATGCTCACAAAAAGCATGCAGCTAAAATCATTGCTGGGCCGCGAGTTGGCATTAATCAATCTGAACCAGAATGGGCACAAAAGCCTTTACGTTATTATGTCGCTGGCAATCCCTATGTTTCAAGAATGAAAAAACGTGATTACACAGAAAATCATGGTTGGAAATAA
- a CDS encoding methylated-DNA--[protein]-cysteine S-methyltransferase yields the protein MLYYTNLAIDHVTFQLVADESGLTYVGQTNAATLPLSHFYPGEKLLADRARLTPYVQELQEFLTGTRKEFDVPLSISQIVTPWQRKVLEQVRQIPYGQTISYRELAQAIKQPQAVRAVAHAVALNPVLFFIPCHRVIHADGTYGQYRLGNDYKKHLINLEKSF from the coding sequence ATGCTTTATTATACAAATTTAGCCATTGACCATGTGACTTTTCAATTAGTCGCAGATGAAAGCGGCCTTACTTATGTTGGGCAAACAAACGCAGCAACTTTGCCACTAAGTCACTTTTATCCAGGCGAAAAGTTACTGGCTGACCGGGCGAGACTCACACCTTATGTCCAAGAATTACAGGAATTTTTAACTGGAACTAGGAAAGAGTTCGATGTGCCGCTAAGTATTAGCCAGATAGTCACGCCTTGGCAGCGAAAAGTCCTTGAGCAAGTAAGACAAATCCCTTATGGTCAGACAATCAGTTATCGAGAATTGGCTCAGGCGATTAAGCAGCCGCAAGCTGTTCGAGCAGTGGCTCACGCGGTTGCTCTGAATCCTGTTTTGTTTTTCATCCCGTGCCATCGCGTAATTCATGCCGATGGTACTTATGGTCAGTATCGTCTTGGCAATGATTACAAGAAACACCTCATCAATTTAGAAAAGAGTTTTTAG
- a CDS encoding TerC family protein, producing MSIIKMYAPFFSASNWLHVLTSGKDWMIILTLILMECLLSVDNAVVLAAQTKVLPDKKQQEKSLFYGLWGAYIFRFIVIGIGTYLINFWEIKLAGSFYLFYLAIKFFYDQRHPQKAATKEKAEKEKILTHQKKKGKHVLSLFWRTVISIEAMDIVFSIDSVLAALAVSSNPVVVLIGGMIGILCMRGVAEVIIRLMDIIPELQPMAYILIGIIALKLLLSLPPFNYELPNTLFAMIVFGILLLTIAFHFWRIKRHGHKL from the coding sequence ATGTCAATTATTAAAATGTATGCCCCCTTTTTCAGCGCTAGCAATTGGCTGCACGTCTTAACTAGCGGCAAGGATTGGATGATTATTCTTACCCTGATTTTGATGGAGTGCCTGTTGTCTGTTGACAATGCAGTCGTTTTAGCCGCGCAGACAAAGGTCTTACCTGATAAAAAGCAGCAAGAAAAGTCCTTGTTTTACGGTCTTTGGGGCGCATATATTTTCCGCTTTATCGTTATTGGGATCGGAACTTACCTGATTAATTTTTGGGAGATTAAATTAGCCGGTAGCTTCTACCTGTTTTACCTCGCCATCAAATTTTTCTATGACCAACGCCACCCGCAAAAAGCGGCCACAAAAGAAAAAGCCGAAAAAGAAAAGATTTTGACTCATCAAAAAAAGAAGGGCAAGCATGTCTTGTCCCTCTTTTGGCGCACAGTTATTTCAATTGAAGCAATGGATATTGTCTTTTCAATTGACTCAGTTTTAGCAGCACTGGCCGTTTCCAGCAATCCAGTAGTTGTTCTAATCGGCGGAATGATTGGGATTTTGTGCATGCGGGGCGTAGCCGAAGTCATCATCAGACTGATGGATATTATTCCGGAATTACAACCAATGGCCTACATCTTAATTGGGATTATTGCACTTAAACTGCTACTATCACTGCCGCCATTTAATTACGAACTCCCCAACACACTGTTCGCAATGATTGTCTTTGGCATTCTTTTACTGACGATTGCCTTTCACTTCTGGCGGATTAAACGCCACGGCCATAAACTATAA
- a CDS encoding NAD-dependent protein deacylase codes for MIDPKQITELKHDIDQAQHITFLTGAGVSTHSGIPDYRSKNGIYDGVSESPETILSKETLYNRPDFFYKFVMDNMYFPDAKPNAIHQKIAELCNDKGDLITQNVDHLDTKAGNQHVTEFHGSLYNIYCTKCHQPVSYTEYAKSYRHENCGGIIRPGIVLYGEAINGDNLSKSVNAMQNSDLVIISGTSFVVYPFAQLLSYRQNGAKIWAINKTEIPAAGISSIIADALDVFDQI; via the coding sequence ATGATTGACCCAAAACAAATAACTGAATTAAAACATGACATTGACCAAGCCCAGCACATTACATTTCTAACTGGTGCCGGTGTTTCTACTCATTCCGGCATCCCTGATTACCGTTCCAAAAACGGGATTTACGATGGTGTCTCTGAAAGTCCCGAAACTATTTTAAGTAAAGAAACGCTTTATAATCGGCCCGACTTTTTCTACAAATTTGTCATGGATAACATGTACTTCCCCGATGCCAAGCCGAATGCAATCCACCAAAAAATTGCCGAGCTTTGTAACGACAAGGGCGATTTAATTACCCAAAACGTTGACCACCTTGATACAAAGGCTGGCAATCAGCACGTGACCGAATTTCACGGTAGCTTGTATAATATCTACTGCACCAAGTGCCACCAACCTGTTTCCTATACGGAATACGCCAAAAGCTACCGGCATGAGAATTGCGGCGGCATCATTCGTCCCGGTATCGTGCTTTATGGCGAAGCTATCAACGGCGATAATCTATCTAAGTCCGTTAATGCCATGCAAAATTCTGATTTAGTAATTATTTCTGGTACCAGCTTTGTCGTTTATCCGTTTGCCCAGTTGTTGTCTTACCGCCAAAATGGCGCCAAAATCTGGGCAATTAACAAGACTGAAATCCCTGCTGCCGGAATTTCTTCAATTATTGCTGACGCGCTGGACGTTTTTGACCAAATTTAA
- a CDS encoding pyridoxamine 5'-phosphate oxidase family protein → MAKLTQEMQDLVTSEFPFLATADKDGNPQVGPKGSLKVYDDEHLAYVEWTSKTAYENLKATGKAAVAVSNKAAGTGYRFEGTAHVYQPGSEEYKAAKEKGSLGDGTAIVVIDVERIYQLGHVPEAGDLLVEGAPERRGY, encoded by the coding sequence ATGGCAAAATTAACACAAGAAATGCAAGATTTAGTAACAAGCGAATTTCCTTTCTTAGCAACAGCTGACAAAGATGGTAATCCTCAAGTAGGTCCTAAGGGTTCATTAAAGGTTTACGATGATGAACACTTAGCTTACGTTGAATGGACAAGTAAGACTGCTTACGAAAACTTAAAGGCTACTGGTAAGGCAGCCGTTGCTGTATCAAACAAGGCAGCTGGAACTGGCTACCGCTTTGAAGGTACAGCTCATGTTTACCAACCTGGCTCAGAAGAATATAAAGCTGCTAAGGAAAAGGGCAGCCTTGGCGATGGTACAGCCATTGTTGTAATTGATGTTGAAAGAATTTATCAATTAGGACATGTTCCAGAAGCTGGTGACTTATTGGTTGAAGGTGCACCAGAACGCCGCGGTTACTAA
- a CDS encoding ArgE/DapE family deacylase, with amino-acid sequence MDRQRQIKLLQDLIQIETIDDHEKRVVDYVAQLFAPFGDRVRMTRVPYQGDRESAVISIGPTDGNFKLGFSGHMDVVNLGNRAAWRDDPFSGKLYDHDTKMYGRGTTDMKSGLAGMIGTLITLLEDNVPLTGELRLLMSVGEETGQWGAEELTREGFIDDLDVIVIGEDSNLDISYSNNGDIDYTVTSYGKVAHSAQLNVLNAIDSMTDFIQLANKKLRHLPLVHEKLGPVLHNITMISGGDQVNSMPDKIVARGNIRINPFYTVKDIQKILEDVINEVNQMPQHHFELQYDYLGEAVSGDENNEYVQAAQELLAAVLKRPVNLVTESGTTDASKFVNSPTAPTMFSIGPGNDSCHQIDEYVDIPDYLAACKFYLKFAQKYLTE; translated from the coding sequence ATGGATAGACAGAGACAAATTAAGTTATTACAGGATTTAATCCAAATAGAAACCATTGACGACCACGAAAAAAGAGTCGTTGACTATGTTGCGCAGCTATTCGCGCCTTTTGGTGATCGCGTTCGCATGACACGTGTTCCCTACCAAGGTGATCGCGAAAGTGCGGTTATCTCAATTGGCCCCACTGACGGCAATTTCAAGCTCGGCTTTTCCGGTCATATGGACGTGGTTAACCTTGGTAATCGTGCAGCTTGGCGTGATGATCCGTTTTCTGGTAAATTGTACGACCATGACACCAAAATGTACGGCCGGGGCACGACAGATATGAAGAGCGGCTTAGCGGGGATGATTGGCACGCTCATCACTCTACTCGAAGATAACGTGCCTTTAACAGGGGAATTGCGTTTATTAATGTCTGTTGGTGAAGAAACTGGGCAATGGGGCGCTGAAGAATTAACTAGGGAAGGCTTTATTGACGATTTAGACGTTATTGTCATCGGTGAAGACTCCAACCTTGATATTTCTTATTCCAATAATGGCGACATTGATTACACTGTCACCTCTTACGGCAAAGTCGCTCACTCTGCCCAATTAAATGTTCTCAACGCTATTGATAGCATGACCGATTTTATCCAATTAGCCAACAAAAAATTACGTCACTTGCCACTAGTCCATGAAAAGTTAGGTCCTGTACTGCACAACATCACAATGATTTCTGGCGGTGATCAAGTTAACAGTATGCCTGACAAAATTGTTGCTCGCGGCAACATTCGCATTAACCCGTTCTACACGGTTAAAGACATTCAAAAGATTTTAGAAGATGTAATCAATGAAGTTAATCAAATGCCGCAGCACCATTTTGAATTGCAGTATGATTATTTAGGCGAAGCCGTCTCTGGTGATGAAAACAATGAATACGTGCAGGCGGCTCAGGAATTACTTGCTGCCGTTTTAAAGCGACCAGTTAATTTGGTAACCGAATCAGGCACCACCGATGCTTCTAAGTTTGTCAATAGTCCAACAGCACCAACGATGTTTAGCATTGGGCCGGGCAATGACAGCTGCCATCAAATTGACGAGTACGTTGATATTCCCGACTACTTAGCAGCATGCAAGTTTTATCTGAAATTTGCTCAAAAATATTTAACGGAATAA
- a CDS encoding amino acid ABC transporter ATP-binding protein — MTQANSTILSLKHIQKSFGNHQVLKDISFDIKKGEIATIIGPSGGGKSTTLRCINMLEEPSAGEIDFHSENVLAPGYNRNIYRAKVGMVFQQFDLFENKDVLANCMVGQELVLKRSKEEARKIAISNLKKVGMAEYINARPKQLSGGQQQRVAIARAISMDPEILLFDEPTSALDPEMVGEVLSVMKDLATTGLTMIIVTHEMAFARDVSDQVLFISDGVIAEQGSPDQLLNHPQNEKTVKFLRNFQNN, encoded by the coding sequence ATGACACAAGCAAACAGTACAATTTTAAGTTTAAAGCACATTCAAAAGTCTTTTGGTAATCACCAAGTATTGAAGGATATTTCTTTTGATATTAAAAAAGGCGAAATTGCTACAATTATCGGGCCTTCTGGCGGTGGTAAATCAACTACTTTACGCTGCATTAACATGCTAGAGGAGCCTAGTGCTGGTGAAATTGATTTCCACAGTGAAAATGTACTAGCTCCCGGCTACAACCGGAATATCTACCGGGCCAAAGTCGGCATGGTTTTCCAGCAATTTGACTTATTTGAAAACAAAGACGTCTTAGCCAACTGCATGGTTGGTCAAGAGCTGGTCTTGAAGCGTTCCAAAGAAGAAGCCCGCAAAATTGCTATCAGCAACCTTAAAAAAGTCGGCATGGCAGAATACATTAATGCTCGTCCTAAGCAATTGTCTGGTGGGCAGCAACAACGGGTCGCAATCGCCCGCGCGATTTCAATGGATCCAGAGATTTTATTATTCGATGAGCCAACTAGTGCCCTTGATCCAGAAATGGTCGGCGAAGTACTTAGCGTTATGAAGGACTTAGCCACTACCGGATTAACAATGATTATTGTTACTCATGAAATGGCCTTTGCCCGCGATGTTTCCGATCAAGTCCTCTTTATCAGCGATGGTGTTATTGCCGAACAAGGTAGTCCTGACCAATTACTTAATCATCCACAAAACGAAAAAACTGTTAAGTTCTTACGTAACTTCCAAAATAATTAA
- a CDS encoding helix-turn-helix domain-containing protein yields MELAHVLREKRQEMNLTQQQLADKLHVTRQTLSRWENSLSYPNLDTLVELSVLLAVPLDTLLKGDNNAMVKKISSDVNDKRRYHRYLIIIGSIFTVILIWLCVLGYGRANQMEWIDRFNPFLETKYGYAVLPDKVEVKKERGIEQHGKTEKKVWLKVPQKVDAYVTDDAFSHGSWLKFSTGEYDLKHRWAYVMHKGSYVYAARLVKKSEIPLQMRETIPDDYTPFKESTGPEHASTALRVNKNFPWWPFN; encoded by the coding sequence ATGGAATTAGCGCATGTTTTACGTGAAAAAAGGCAAGAAATGAATTTAACGCAGCAGCAGTTGGCAGATAAGTTACATGTGACGCGCCAAACGTTGTCGCGCTGGGAAAATTCATTGAGCTATCCTAATTTGGACACTTTGGTAGAACTAAGTGTCCTATTGGCGGTTCCGCTTGACACTTTATTGAAAGGAGACAATAACGCAATGGTTAAGAAAATTAGTTCGGATGTAAATGATAAACGGAGATACCACCGTTATTTGATAATTATTGGCAGTATCTTTACCGTGATTTTAATATGGCTCTGCGTTTTAGGCTATGGCCGGGCAAATCAAATGGAGTGGATTGACCGCTTTAACCCATTTTTAGAAACGAAGTATGGTTATGCTGTTTTGCCGGATAAAGTCGAAGTGAAAAAAGAACGTGGAATCGAGCAACATGGTAAAACCGAGAAGAAGGTGTGGCTTAAAGTTCCACAAAAAGTGGATGCGTATGTTACTGACGATGCTTTTAGTCATGGTTCGTGGTTAAAGTTTTCTACTGGAGAATACGACTTAAAGCACCGCTGGGCTTATGTCATGCATAAGGGCTCATATGTATATGCAGCTCGCTTAGTTAAAAAGAGTGAGATACCTCTACAAATGCGTGAAACAATACCGGATGATTATACGCCATTTAAAGAATCAACAGGACCAGAGCATGCATCTACTGCATTAAGAGTGAATAAAAATTTCCCGTGGTGGCCATTTAATTAA
- a CDS encoding ABC transporter substrate-binding protein/permease, with translation MKSKSKWFTALIAVLLGLAVGLNFKSQTAYAKDNGVLKVAMEANYQPYNWTQTNNANGAVPIDGSHTYANGYDVKIAKIIGQKLHKKVVVFKTEWDGLLPALTSGKADLIIAGMSPTAEREKAINFSNPYRRSTFVVITKVGSKYATAKKLSDFKGAKLTAQQGTFHYQLIKQLTGAKRQPAMRDFAAMRQSLISGTIDGYVAEDTEATSFKLVDPDIKAIPVSKMPGFHATKEESVTSIGIAKPNKQLLKQVNQILATISNAQRVKLMNTAVKQQPKTDNSKSKTGKPENWFVSMWKQYGGMIISGIGMTLLLASVGTIAGFFIGLVVGIIRTIPTPTTRGKRWGLKFIDWLLSVYIEIFRGTPMMVQAAVIYYGIAQFWHLNIDRTAAALVIVSINTGAYLAEIIRGGIISTPEGQFEAASALGMTHNQRMWHIILPQAIRNCLPSITNEFIVNIKDTSVLSIISVSELFFVGTTIASQTFKFFPTYLTISVIYLILTFTITRIFNLIEKHLEGSKNYNLMANQVQVGPTEKTEVNK, from the coding sequence ATGAAGTCAAAAAGTAAATGGTTTACCGCGTTAATTGCGGTCTTGCTTGGTTTAGCAGTGGGATTAAATTTCAAGTCCCAGACTGCTTATGCCAAGGATAATGGCGTCTTGAAAGTGGCCATGGAAGCCAACTATCAGCCCTACAACTGGACCCAAACTAATAACGCTAACGGCGCTGTACCGATCGACGGTTCACACACCTATGCCAATGGTTATGATGTCAAAATTGCCAAGATCATTGGCCAAAAATTACACAAAAAAGTGGTTGTCTTCAAAACCGAATGGGACGGATTGTTGCCAGCCCTAACTAGTGGCAAGGCCGATTTAATCATCGCCGGAATGAGTCCAACTGCTGAACGTGAAAAAGCAATCAACTTTTCTAATCCTTATCGTCGGAGCACATTCGTTGTCATCACTAAGGTTGGCAGCAAATATGCCACTGCCAAAAAGCTGTCTGACTTTAAGGGCGCTAAATTAACTGCTCAACAAGGAACTTTCCACTACCAATTAATTAAGCAATTGACTGGCGCTAAACGTCAACCTGCCATGCGTGACTTCGCTGCCATGCGGCAAAGTTTAATTTCAGGCACAATTGATGGTTACGTAGCCGAAGATACTGAAGCAACTTCATTTAAGTTGGTTGACCCAGATATTAAAGCTATTCCCGTCAGCAAAATGCCTGGTTTCCACGCCACTAAAGAAGAATCAGTTACTTCAATTGGGATTGCCAAGCCTAACAAGCAGCTGCTCAAGCAAGTTAACCAAATTTTAGCAACAATTTCTAATGCTCAACGAGTTAAGTTAATGAACACTGCCGTTAAACAGCAACCAAAGACCGACAATTCTAAGAGCAAAACTGGAAAGCCAGAAAACTGGTTCGTTTCCATGTGGAAGCAATACGGCGGCATGATTATTAGTGGTATCGGGATGACGCTATTACTAGCATCAGTTGGTACCATTGCCGGATTCTTCATCGGTTTAGTTGTTGGTATCATCCGGACAATCCCTACCCCAACTACTCGCGGTAAGCGTTGGGGCTTAAAGTTCATCGATTGGCTATTATCCGTTTATATCGAAATCTTCCGGGGCACACCAATGATGGTTCAAGCAGCTGTAATTTACTATGGGATTGCCCAATTCTGGCACCTTAATATCGACAGAACTGCAGCTGCATTAGTCATTGTTTCCATTAATACTGGTGCATATTTAGCCGAAATTATCCGCGGCGGGATTATCTCAACACCAGAAGGACAATTTGAAGCTGCCAGTGCTCTAGGGATGACTCATAATCAGAGAATGTGGCATATTATTCTGCCGCAAGCTATTAGAAACTGTCTGCCATCAATCACTAACGAATTTATCGTTAACATCAAGGATACTTCAGTTTTAAGTATTATTTCTGTTTCGGAATTGTTCTTCGTTGGGACCACGATTGCTAGTCAAACGTTTAAGTTCTTCCCAACTTACCTAACAATTTCTGTAATCTACCTAATTCTGACCTTTACAATTACTAGAATTTTCAACCTAATTGAAAAGCATCTGGAAGGCAGTAAGAACTATAATTTGATGGCCAATCAAGTTCAAGTTGGCCCAACTGAAAAGACGGAGGTTAACAAATAA
- a CDS encoding DUF488 family protein, producing MTEIKLVRIYDHEQPAGYRILVDRLWPRGMSKAKANLDEWAKEVGPSSDLRKWFNHEDAKFASFKQKYLAQLQENPALPQFLELIKTQLTKQDVLFLYGAKNKEHNQAVVLKEYVLQSL from the coding sequence ATGACAGAAATTAAATTAGTGCGAATTTATGATCATGAACAACCAGCTGGTTACCGAATTTTAGTTGATCGGTTATGGCCACGCGGGATGAGTAAGGCTAAGGCTAACTTGGATGAATGGGCAAAAGAAGTGGGTCCAAGTAGCGACTTGCGCAAATGGTTTAATCATGAAGATGCAAAGTTTGCCTCTTTTAAGCAAAAATATCTTGCGCAGTTACAGGAAAATCCGGCGCTGCCGCAATTTTTAGAATTAATAAAAACGCAGCTGACTAAGCAGGATGTCTTGTTTTTATATGGTGCTAAAAATAAAGAGCACAACCAGGCGGTTGTACTCAAAGAATATGTGCTGCAGTCCTTATAG